Proteins from a genomic interval of Trifolium pratense cultivar HEN17-A07 linkage group LG6, ARS_RC_1.1, whole genome shotgun sequence:
- the LOC123890914 gene encoding uncharacterized protein LOC123890914 → MVIDTSLVHGRKLSDLRGLKSVHINSVCKLEVYADGKRYKGKIYTRKVSHSKDMSKSVKQNSTELTLTDSNRLSEGKLLNVKQLRYPPVEFADASTMATGLLRESTGGISTDDLPSMVEAKMRRCGKKKINETDSCRSVSNSDATYKKVYDISDNHARKMVEIQKSQQANVLDDNRLKRIIKFQFNRRARSGDSNHVAVPIKRRRLTACAKAEERRIIGNSSGGIGSDKLGFSLSSSFPYSNKNVCDPISHQQNGSSTVFSAERIVEENNEKNIYYDSYQCTSVSY, encoded by the coding sequence ATGGTTATTGATACCAGTTTGGTGCATGGCAGAAAGCTATCTGATCTAAGGGGATTGAAATCTGTGCATATTAATTCAGTGTGTAAACTTGAGGTATATGCTGATGGTAAAAGATATAAAGGGAAAATATATACGAGGAAAGTAAGCCATAGCAAGGATATGTCTAAAAGTGTTAAACAGAATTCGACAGAGTTAACACTTACTGATTCCAATAGACTTTCTGAAGGAAAACTATTGAATGTGAAACAACTGAGATATCCGCCCGTTGAATTTGCAGATGCTTCTACGATGGCTACTGGTCTTCTGAGAGAAAGTACGGGTGGAATTTCAACTGATGATTTACCAAGTATGGTGGAAGCTAAGATGCGGAGATGTggcaaaaagaaaatcaatgaaACTGATAGTTGCAGGAGTGTATCTAACAGTGATGCTACCTATAAAAAAGTATATGATATTTCTGATAATCATGCAAGGAAGATGGTTGAAATCCAGAAAAGTCAACAAGCCAACGTGTTAGACGATAACCGACTGAAGAGGATCataaaatttcaattcaatCGGAGGGCAAGATCAGGTGATTCTAATCATGTAGCTGTTCCTATTAAAAGGAGAAGGTTGACTGCCTGTGCCAAGGCAGAGGAAAGGCGTATCATTGGGAATTCTTCAGGAGGTATAGGATCAGATAAACTAGGATTCTCTCTATCTTCTAGCTTTCCATATTCCAACAAAAATGTTTGTGATCCAATTAGTCATCAGCAGAATGGAAGTTCAACTGTTTTTTCAGCAGAAAGAATTGTGGAAGAGAATAATGAAAAGAACATTTACTACGACAGTTATCAATGCACAAGTGTTTCTTATTAA